In the genome of Lathyrus oleraceus cultivar Zhongwan6 chromosome 4, CAAS_Psat_ZW6_1.0, whole genome shotgun sequence, the window aaaaactaggttacaatatgctatttataacctaatcacccaactggatttgggccttcagaaatcgcagcaaacttgttctttgtTGTTACaaacatcagcagaaactttctgctaaaaacaaggtcttcaatcttttagttcctaaaatatctccatatttagttcctaaaatatctccatatttagttcctacaatatcttcatatttagttcctaaaatatctccatatttagttcctaaaatatctccatatttagttcctaaaatatctcaagacctccacaaataatgccacataggattctaactaatttccacatattagtgtgctaacaaataggctatttgttaggttccttaattgtagcttggttgttggtttcctggattttagcctgagaaaaatgctgaaacagaaaaactaaacaacctacaatatagcatatgctgtcaggaatgaatgtcacaacattcagcttgacatcaaggaccatatgctaagtctgtttttcctgaaaacagactgtacaagtttgctgaactgtacaggaccaaactgtccattctacagtagcagcttacattaatacatgtcaaagtatccaatttgacatttacacatttagccttaagtcagttctgttatccttttgaagggcagactgagaaatatactgaagtgtagcagaacactgtaacacctcaaaatttgccctcctctcttgggactagctttgcatattgcatttcattttgtaggacattaggcattacatctttgcatgCCATGAgaaataaacaagtcatcctcctaagtctttctcagaagataaagaggttaaaagattcaagcttgagggtctcatgaattgatcactaatcatctgaggttttgtgcttcaattagggtttttggtttctcaaggagattgggtattgtcataccccaattttgtccgggcatatttaaattttcatagaattgattttatttttattttgcatcctatgcatagcatgacatacatttcATCACAAGAATACCTCACCTTAGTTTCATATCACTATTGTATCATTTCCGTACTACATAGAAACATGCATTTCATGAAACCCATTTTTTGTCCAATATGATTTATTATGCGAATACGAGGAAAAGGACATGATGAAGGGAGGTTACATAGGGTAGAATACTAGGTTGAAGCAGGGCCATTCATATATAGAAAATCCAAAGTGTAAGTTCATTTCAAGCACTAAGTGTTATTCATTATATATAAGTCTCCGTACAtgaagaaaatacaaaaaaatgaaCTTTCAACCAAAGTCAACTTAATTATGTTACAACTCAAGAACCATAATTCCTCTTCTCACACCTTCATAAACCGTCCTTGGTCCGCTAGTATTTCTCGTTGCAACTAATTGTTGGGGATTTCAAAATAAGCATGGGTCATTTACCAAATCATACTTTCATTTACAAATACAGCATGTATAAACACCTGCTTCAATTACAATCAATACATTTCAAATCATTACAAAATGTGGTCGCTTTTGTCTATTTCCATGAATACATAATCTGCCAGAAAGTTGCCAAAGCATGGACAGAGTGAACAAATAAATAGCAAGCCAATTTTCCAATTAGATTTCACATATAAACATCATGTGGTTTGAGTTGCTAAGCTTGAAATTACATTAGTGGAACCATAAGTTCTAAATCTACAAACATAAGTGTTTCAAAAAACACTTCAGTGCAGTCAGTTATGATAAATCCTAAGGCCTAAATTACAAACGCCAAAACCACAACCTCCTGATGTGCCAAACTGCAAGGTCATACGCTGCAACACCCGTAGAACCTGCAGCAACAACGTGCCAAGTTAAAATCAACGTCCCTAACAGTCCAAGATCGAAATCAATACCAGCAAATACCGGCAGTGGTCACGGCAGAGTAATAATTCATAAGCGGTTAAGGCCAAAGAAATAGCAGAGAGAAAGTTTTGTGAAAGGGAATATATTGGTGCAAAGAAGTTTTTATTGATATATCTATCGAGAACAAAGCAAGTGGAGAAAGGGTTTGGTACGGTATACCTGGAGTAAGCCCCTCTGCTGATGAAGAGATTGATTGAAAGCAGTAAAGGAAATTAGCTCCAACCTATCGTCCTGACAAAAACAAGGCTTTAAGTACAGAGAGTGCTTTTAAATTGGTTTCAGAGGCATAGAGTTCATTATCAACCAAGACCAAAGGTTTGTTTCAAATAAGACAAAGTTAAGTTACAATCAGATTTTATTTACAAACATGGTAATCCAATAAACAGTTCATGTCTTCCAAATCCAAAATTTCAAGTTGCGGCATACCAATAAGATAAATCAAAGCCGTTACCGGCAACATTCTCGACGCTTCCAGCAGCAAGTAACGATGTCGCAACGACGGAAAGATGCAGCCGAGTTCAACCTGCAATTGATCAAACTGACACCAATGAACCAAGAAAGTCATTACCAAAGGCATAATATACAATTGTAGCGGTAACCTCACGGTTTACACCAAGCCGCAGATTGGATAACGTTACAAAAGTACTTAAGTTTAAGACGCCATGCCTCTTGACCATGACAACTCCACACACCTTTCGTTTTTGACACACCTCAAGAAACGCTAAGCGTGGTATTACAAGCGAAACCTGCAGAATTCAAGAAAGGGAAACAGATAGTAAAAGTCATTCTCAAAGAGATTATAAAACTTATACGAGAAAGACGAAAAATCATTCTAGGAGATTTCATGCCAAAACTTGGTGACCCTACTAACAGGCATTGTATTTGCAACAACACCGAAACCGGCATCTTCTTTCCCCGCATTCTGCTCGTAGCATAACAAAAACAGAGAAACCAATGTGAGTTTGAGTTGCTTGTTCAAAAAACATGAAACCAAAAACAAAACATGAATGAATGAATTACCTTAACAAGTCATAAGATCTCTGGATCATGATACATAGGAAATTCGAGTTCCTTCCAAATTACACCAGTTACTTGCTAGTTAGTGACTACAATCTGGGAAACCATGAACCTAAAGTCGCGTTGCGACCTGGAAAACACAGAAAGGAGAGGTTATTGCAAGACCTGCACTATCAAGACAAAATCATGTAAAGTGTCGAAAGTGCCAAGAAACCAAGCATCACAGCCCAAATTGACACAAGAAAAGAACGGTAGAGTCTTTTGAATAAAAGGATGAAATTACATAACAGTAAAAATCAAATTTTCTTACCACAAGCAAGCATGCATTTTACTGCATCGAAGGTTTAAGGAAGGAATCAGCAGAATGGGTCACACCTTTGAAGCTTCCGCTAAAGACAAAACCAATTGCTTAATACCTTCACTTTGGGACCACTTCCGTTTGGAGGGACCACGCAGAATCTGTGAGAGATTTTCCCTAACGGAAAAATCTTGATCCGCTCGCCAGCTCATAGGGGGTGACGAGGAAAGAAACCTCGTACCTAAAGACTCTATATAAAGGCCACCAATCATTGCAAGAGGAAGAGATTTTTGCGGTACCGTTATTCTGCAGAAAAATCCCCAAGAACCCTTTTCAGAAAAGCTCAAAAACTTTAAATCTCTATTAGAGTTTCATGCCGAAACCCTAATATAGATGAGCTCAGACAAACATACAAACGGGTAGCATTCAAAAGCGCTTTGACGAGTAGAGGGCGAAGATttgaagaagaagaggagaaaAGAGTATCATTACCCTGCCGAAATCCTATCACAAACCGCACCAAAGCTCAAAGGTACCAAATGGGTGCTCAAAGTTTATCCTTAAAACTTTGAGTAATCCGAGCTAAGCCATTGCACGATAGAAGCAACGCAAGATTGATAAAGAAGAAAGGGAAGAGACGACTCGCAAGGAAAAGAAGGAGAGAAAGCGTCTTACCAAGATCAGGTTCCGTCCCTCACGCTCGCCGGAAACGTGTGTTTTCCGTTAAGGTTCAGTTTGTTCTTTTCCTCTTCAAATCTTTGCTCATATGCTTCATATTAGCTTAACAACCATGATTGTTTATATCTGAAATTTCTCTTCTAGTCTGGTTGATTTGATGTTCATCTTGCTTGCTCCATTTTGATTATGTTAAGTTGAGATCCTGAACAGAATATATCATGGATTTGGTGTGTTGATTTTGGATATTCTTTGGTAGTGAGTTTCGTTTGGTGTTGGTTCTGTGCAAAGAAAACTTTAAGGTTTGAAACTATAGAGGGTAACGAAGCATGATTAATGGCCATGAATGAGAATCTTCAGACTTCCCACTGCCCAACGGTCGAAGGACCTTTTCAATGCGTTGGAAGCGTTATTTCGCGCATACCAATGCTAGGGAATAAGTCCAACCCTCCGTCTCTGGTTATCCGGATCTTGGGGAGGGTCTTGATGGACCCGGTTCAGGGTTGTGGATAACCCGAATTGGATCAGCCACTTGGGCTTCCTGGGTTTCGGACCACTCCTTTTTTCCTTGTTGTTGTGCGCCCTGATGGGCTTCAGAGGCCTTCAAGGCCCATCTGTCTTTTTAGATAgtttctttatttctttttgttaGTTTAGGTTTGGTTTGAATTTATTTGATTTAAACAtgaattttattaattaaaactTTAATATCGTAATTATCtaatattaattatataatttactatttaattaattaatatgTTGTATTATCATCATTTATTACTTAGCATAATTTAGATAATTATTCCCTCTTGAGATTTATATGAATTATtattttgtgtttgtttactCATTGTACAAATTATTGATTCCATTTGCATGATGTGCTACAATTGTGACAAGATTATTTCAATCTCATCAACTTAAAGCCATTTCACTCAAATTTCAAAAATAAACTATAAAATTTCTCGATTCAAATTCGAGCCcatttttcacacccttgtaagtcgattgcttctagcatcgccatcaacctcacatagcttactcttgggcttccttacaatgaaacctacttggttattgattaatcgagtagatgaaataatacactaaataaaattcatttcataaacacaagttcaaaccacttttcaaatcattcaatttcaaaagaattttctcctttaaaacataaacttgggatgaaaaggagatagtaagtgtacgcttcactatttctcaagcacttgaataattggcgtacgccatattgcgcgagttcttgtcacccgattaaatcttaaattccacaaattcaaatcatttttcaaaccattcaacttcaaaaggattttctctttcaaatataaacattgggatgaaaaggagaatagtaagcttctgcttcactatctctcgactattcgaataattggcgtacgccatattgctcggattttcgtcattcaaatcAAACCCTTTCAATCAATACACTCCTCAAAACcttttaataattaatctttgaatgaaaaggagaatagtgagcatccgcttcattatctctcgattattcgaataattggcgtacgccatattgctcgaatcttcgtcatcaaatcaAATCCATAATCAAAtaaatccaaacctaccaattcaaatacgaactattttcgcaaatcaaatgcaacatccaaacatatcttttacaatttaaacttcggatgataaaagataggaggcgtacgcctcaccatctctcgattatttgaataattggcgtacgccatattgcacaaattatcgacttccgactaaaatacgctaattaaacttggataagagaatagggggcgtacgcctcattattctttggataagcaagtagggggcgtacgcctcactaccgtgcatattcaacatccacaaacaaactttcaaaataattcgaacgaaaaaggagtagaGGGCGGACGCCTTATcactcctcgaaagaattggtcgattggtgaacaccacattgctcaatctttcgtcgttcttcaaagCATCTCAAACTCGTTAAACCTAATTTCTCGCtcccgagcgatcgaaaccaatcaaacatccaacacatcaattcaactcgtcacccccgcgtgaccaaaaccctttttaagagaacattgttaatcctttctaatgcgcacaacaaaccagtgcttaagcctccgccgagagtagacaagccagcgtttagcctttagaacgcgatctacacagtcgttccttaaaagacaccaacaaaaaccgtagttgcccgaactacgaatgctctgatttccttattgcaccataaggatacgtaggcacgagattgcgagatcttggcgagcacactaataaaaaacctcccttttccattctgaggtcttcatccatctctaCTTT includes:
- the LOC127075940 gene encoding uncharacterized protein LOC127075940 isoform X1, whose amino-acid sequence is MPVSLVIPRLAFLEVCQKRKVCGVVMVKRHGVLNLSTFVTLSNLRLGVNREVELGCIFPSLRHRYLLLEASRMLPDDRLELISFTAFNQSLHQQRGLLQVLRVLQRMTLQFGTSGGCGFGVCNLGLRIYHN
- the LOC127075940 gene encoding uncharacterized protein LOC127075940 isoform X2; the protein is MPVSLVIPRLAFLEVCQKRKVELGCIFPSLRHRYLLLEASRMLPDDRLELISFTAFNQSLHQQRGLLQVLRVLQRMTLQFGTSGGCGFGVCNLGLRIYHN